ccagtggAATCTTTGGAGACCTCAAAATCCTCTCCTGGACAAACCAAACGGGTTTGCCGAACCCTGTGACTCAGCTGATGCAAAGTGCCAGAGCTGAGGCAGCCTGAGCCCCTCAGCTCagccagaggaggctgcagctgccccgTCCCTCCGGTCACATCTCCActccctccccttctcctgcaCACTCTGGGTGCCAAAGGCAGCACCAGGCTTTCTCCAGCAGGGAGAACTCCCTGCCATAAGTCTCCTCTCCCCATGGCAGAGGGTAAGGTTTGAAATACAGGCAAAGGCTTTGTGAATGCAGGCTCAAAGAGACCAAAGGTAAAAGGAAACACTGAGCTCCTCAGGGATGAGGTCCTGCCATCACCTGCTTCTCCTCAGGGGCTCTCCTGAAACCACTGACCAGGACCCTGCTGAGCCAAGAGTGCCCCAACACGTACCTTTTCATGCCACTGAAGTAATATtgcactgctgttttctgttggCTTTTCAAATCCTTTATAAATGTACTTCATTAACAAATCAACACCGTTTCTGTCTAAGGAGTTCACCGCTTGTTCtatttcactgcttttaaaagatGTGAGGACTTTAAGCATCGTTCCCTGGGCCTGCTCCTGGGAAGACAAGGCAAAGAGAGAAATGTGAGGACAAGAACAGTTGGGAGCGATCCCAAGACTCGTGTTTGGCAAGAGACAGCCACATTCCAGGCTGGGCTATTTCTGTAAGCGAGGTGAGCAGTTTTGGGGTGGAAGGAGGAAGGGTTAAACACACGGGGATCACCCATGCCAGGACAAGCTCATTAACCGCAGCGGCGCCGCTCAGATCGATGCGGTGCCACTGTCaccgggagggggggggggggggggggggggggggggggggggggggggggggggggggggggggggggggggggggggggggggggggggggggggggggggggggggggggggggggggggggggggggggggggggggggggggggggggggggggggggggggggggggggggggggggggggggggggggggggggggggggggggggggggggggggggggggggggggggggggggggggggggggggggggggggggggggggggggggggggggggggggggggggggggggggggggggggggggggggggggggggggggggggggggggggggggggggggggggggggggggggggggggggggggggggggggggggggggggggggggggggggggggggggggggggggggggggggggggggggggggggggggggggggggggggggggggggggggggggggggggggggggggggggggggggggggggggggggggggggggggggggggggggggggggggggggggggggggggggggggggggggggggggggggggggggggggggggggggggggggggggggggggggggggggggggggggggggggggggggggggggggggggggggggggggggggggggggggggggggggggggggggggggggggggggggggggggggggggggggggggggggggggggggggggggggggggggggggggggggggggggggggggggggggggggggggggggggggggggggggggggggggggggggggggggggggggggggggggggggggggggggggggggggggggggggggggggggggggggggggggggggggggggggggggggggggggggggggggggggggggggggggggggggggggggggggggggggggggggggggggggggggggggggggggggggggggggggggggggggggggggggggggggggggggggggggggggggggggggggggggggggggggggggggggggggggggggggggggggggggggggggggggggggggggggggggggggggggggggggggggggggggggggggggggggggggggggggggggggggggggggggggggggggggggggggggggggggggggggggggggggggggggggggggggggggggggggggggggggggggggggggggggggggggggggggggggggggggggggggggggggggggggggggggggggggggggggggggggggggggggggggggggggggggggggggggggggggggggggggggggggggggggggggggggggggggcacacacacacacacacacacacactcacacacacacagacgGGGTCAGTAAGAACACAACAGAGCCTGGAAAAAATCCGAACAATAACTTTAATGTACAAATCCCGTCGCTGCAGCAGGTGCGCGGGTTTCATCGGGATCCCGAGGAAAACGGAACAAACCGGGAACAGGGAACAGCCCTTCGACCGCTTTATTGGGATCCACGTAACACTCGGAAAAGGCTGGCAGCAcgggcagccccggccccgccgcaCACCGGGCACTGACTTTGCTGCTGAAATTTCTTAAAActtaccaaaacaaaaagctgaacGAGACGGGCCCGAGCGGCTCCCGGAGCGCGGTGGTTAAAGGAATCGGTTCATCTAACCCAGGACTAGGCGAGGACTACATGCAGTAGTACAAATCTCAAGGACATATTACAAATACTCTGAAATTAATCtaggggagggggaaaaaaaatcgCTACAGACACCATAATACACAATAAAtttagataatttaaaaataaaaaaggcaagaggcagcatttcagcagcaaagTGCTCAATAAAAAGTATATTGTagaggggcaggacagggagaggtgACAGCAGGCGGGCAGGGGCTCAGAGGAAATACGGCGTGGTTGTCCTGGGGGGAATGACACGCTCTGAGTCTGGAACTGCGCGGAATAACTTTGGTTCTCTTGTATTTACATCTTTAAAGACCATGATGGAGGCGATGTTCCCGCAGCGGTAGCAGTAGTTGGGAGCTGACCATACCGTTACCAACTTCTCATCAAACATGAATTTGTATCCTTCATGGACGAGCTGGTGTGCTCTGCAGATCAGCTTCAGGTTGTTGATATGAACAAACtgcaagggaaggggaaggtCAGTGTGCCCCGCTGCCCACA
This sequence is a window from Ficedula albicollis isolate OC2 chromosome 17, FicAlb1.5, whole genome shotgun sequence. Protein-coding genes within it:
- the ARPC5L gene encoding actin-related protein 2/3 complex subunit 5-like protein, which gives rise to MKPAHLLQRRDLYIKVIVRIFSRLCCVLTDPVCVCPSLECGCLLPNTSLGIAPNCSCPHISLFALSSQEQAQGTMLKVLTSFKSSEIEQAVNSLDRNGVDLLMKYIYKGFEKPTENSSAILLQWHEKALAVGGLGSIIRVLTARKTV